From the Thermovirga lienii DSM 17291 genome, one window contains:
- a CDS encoding S-adenosylmethionine decarboxylase proenzyme (PFAM: S-adenosylmethionine decarboxylase~TIGRFAM: S-adenosylmethionine decarboxylase proenzyme, Bacillus form~COGs: COG1586 S-adenosylmethionine decarboxylase~InterPro IPR017716: IPR003826~KEGG: dth:DICTH_1351 S-adenosylmethionine decarboxylase superfamily~PFAM: S-adenosylmethionine decarboxylase related~SPTR: S-adenosylmethionine decarboxylase proenzyme;~TIGRFAM: S-adenosylmethionine decarboxylase proenzyme) — protein MFETSSNLGMHILVEAYDCEPEKLDNLKGVQSAMVEAAELAGATVLDVAFRQFAPQGVSGVVIISESHLTIHTWPEYGYAAIDLFTCGTKADPWKAFKHITNYLKAQKVTTMEVKRGFIPSQAPERSFEPEELTKVEGRV, from the coding sequence TTGTTTGAGACTTCTTCTAATTTGGGAATGCACATATTGGTTGAAGCTTATGATTGCGAACCTGAGAAATTGGATAACTTGAAGGGAGTTCAGTCTGCCATGGTTGAAGCTGCCGAGTTGGCTGGTGCCACGGTTTTGGATGTGGCCTTCAGGCAGTTTGCTCCCCAAGGAGTAAGTGGCGTTGTTATCATTTCTGAATCCCATCTGACAATACACACATGGCCAGAGTACGGCTACGCCGCCATAGATCTCTTTACATGTGGGACTAAGGCTGACCCTTGGAAGGCCTTTAAGCACATAACAAATTATCTTAAAGCGCAGAAAGTCACCACAATGGAGGTCAAGCGAGGTTTTATACCCAGCCAAGCACCAGAACGAAGCTTTGAACCTGAAGAATTAACCAAAGTGGAAGGCAGGGTTTAA
- a CDS encoding agmatinase (PFAM: Arginase family~TIGRFAM: agmatinase~COGs: COG0010 Arginase/agmatinase/formimionoglutamate hydrolase arginase family~InterPro IPR020855: IPR005925: IPR006035~KEGG: pth:PTH_0946 arginase/agmatinase/formimionoglutamate hydrolase~PFAM: Arginase/agmatinase/formiminoglutamase~SPTR: Agmatinase;~TIGRFAM: agmatinase), which yields MKRFISASASGFKKAEWILLGAPLDSTVSRQPGSSKAPQSIRDESWNLETFSFSIKRDLEDVNFFDIGDLVLQCRPIEIALDIIYKVANHLFKNRKKVLSFGGEHLVSYGLIKAAAETHPGLHVIHLDAHADLRDTYHGERFTHATVMRRVAEECLDTPSNLYQFGIRSGTKQEYEWGKNNTRLFEEQDIVSALSNVINDLQDKPIYISLDIDIFDPSIAPGTGTPEPGGVIDYREVLNFMTTMSSLNIVGMDIVEVCPLLDINNITSVLAAKIAREALLLWGVEKVV from the coding sequence TTGAAAAGGTTTATTTCTGCTAGTGCGTCTGGATTCAAGAAAGCGGAGTGGATATTGTTAGGTGCGCCGTTGGACAGCACAGTCTCTAGACAGCCAGGTAGCAGCAAAGCTCCACAGTCCATAAGAGATGAATCGTGGAATCTTGAAACCTTTAGCTTTTCGATAAAAAGGGATCTTGAGGATGTCAATTTCTTTGATATTGGCGATTTGGTTCTACAGTGCAGGCCCATCGAGATAGCTTTAGATATAATTTATAAAGTAGCAAACCACCTTTTCAAAAATAGGAAGAAAGTGCTTTCCTTTGGAGGGGAGCACTTAGTTTCTTATGGGTTGATAAAGGCCGCAGCAGAGACTCACCCCGGTTTGCATGTCATTCATTTAGATGCGCATGCGGATTTGCGCGATACTTATCATGGAGAGAGATTTACTCATGCAACCGTTATGAGGCGAGTGGCAGAGGAGTGCCTCGATACCCCCTCAAACTTGTACCAATTTGGAATTAGATCTGGCACAAAGCAAGAATACGAGTGGGGCAAAAACAATACCAGGTTATTTGAGGAGCAGGATATAGTTTCAGCTTTGTCCAACGTTATTAATGATTTGCAGGATAAACCCATATATATAAGCCTTGACATAGACATTTTTGATCCCTCCATCGCACCTGGAACAGGTACTCCCGAACCAGGAGGCGTTATAGATTACAGAGAAGTGCTAAATTTCATGACGACTATGAGCTCTTTGAATATTGTAGGAATGGACATTGTAGAAGTTTGTCCTTTATTGGATATCAATAACATAACCTCAGTATTGGCAGCTAAAATTGCCAGAGAAGCTTTGTTATTGTGGGGGGTGGAAAAGGTTGTTTGA